In the genome of Lacerta agilis isolate rLacAgi1 chromosome 2, rLacAgi1.pri, whole genome shotgun sequence, one region contains:
- the LOC117040792 gene encoding 60S ribosomal protein L35-like, whose amino-acid sequence MAKIKARDLRGKKKEELLKQLDDLKVELSQLRVAKVTGGAASKLSKIWVVRKSIARVLTVINQTQKENLRKFYKGKKYKPLDLRPKKTRAMRRRLNKHEEGMKTKKQQRKERLYPPRKYAVKA is encoded by the coding sequence ATGGCCAAAATCAAAGCCCGTGATTTGcgagggaagaagaaggaagagctgTTGAAGCAGCTAGATGACCTCAAGGTGGAACTCTCTCAGCTGCGCGTCGCCAAGGTGACCGGTGGAGCAGCTTCCAAACTCTCAAAGATCTGGGTGGTTCGCAAATCCATTGCCAGAGTGCTGACAGTCATTAACCAGACCCAGAAGGAAAACCTCAGGAAGTTCTACAAAGGCAAGAAATACAAGCCTCTAGACTTGCGGCCTAAGAAGACACGTGCCATGCGGCGCAGGCTAAACAAGCATGAAGAGGGTATGAAGACCAAAAAGCAGCAGCGAAAAGAACGCCTGTACCCGCCTCGGAAATATGCTGTGAAGGCATGA
- the PRPH gene encoding LOW QUALITY PROTEIN: peripherin (The sequence of the model RefSeq protein was modified relative to this genomic sequence to represent the inferred CDS: inserted 1 base in 1 codon), with protein sequence MSHHHHSGAIRATSYRRTFGPPPXVSPLSYSSSRLASSSSATRLLSTPSTAASLRSYRAGGGGAVTFRSSSAPAPRYAYGAAEKLDFSVAEALNQEFLATRSNEKQELQELNDRFASFIEKVRYLETQNAALLAELGHARSKETTRAADLFQDELRELRRQVDALGKDRDRLQVERDNMAEDLAALKQRLDEEMHKREDAEGNLVLFRKDVDDATLSRLELERKIESLMDEIEFLKKLHEEELHDMQVSMHSQQQVQVEVEQAKPDLTAALRDIRTQYESIAVKNLQEAEEWYKSKFADLSDAANRNHEALRQAKQEMNESRRQIQSLTCEVDGLKGTNEALLRQMRDLEDQYGVEMGSYQDTVARLEQEIQHMKEEMARHLREYQDLLNVKMALDIEIATYRKLLEGEESRIAVPVQSMASFGFKTTVSEPEPTVESHSRKTVLIKTIETRDGEVVTESRKEQRSEIEK encoded by the exons AtgagccaccaccaccactccggTGCCATCCGCGCCACCTCGTACCGCCGCACTTTCGGGCCGCCGC ATGTGTCCCCTCTGTCGTACTCCTCGTCCCGCCTGGCTTCGTCCTCTTCGGCCACGCGGCTGCTGAGCACGCCCTCGACGGCGGCATCCTTGCGCTCCTACCGGGCCGGTGGCGGCGGCGCGGTGACCTTCCGCTCCTCCAGCGCGCCGGCTCCGCGCTACGCCTACGGGGCCGCCGAGAAGCTGGACTTCTCGGTAGCCGAGGCGCTGAACCAGGAGTTCCTGGCCACGCGGAGCAACGAGAAGCAGGAGCTGCAGGAGCTCAACGACCGCTTCGCCAGCTTCATCGAGAAAGTGCGCTACCTGGAGACGCAGAACGCGGCGCTGCTGGCCGAGCTGGGCCACGCGCGCTCCAAGGAGACCACGCGCGCCGCCGACCTCTTCCAAGACGAGCTCCGCGAGCTACGCAGGCAGGTGGACGCGCTGGGCAAGGATCGCGACCGTCTGCAGGTCGAGAGGGACAACATGGCCGAGGATCTTGCCGCCCTCAAGCAGAG GCTGGATGAGGAAATGCACAAGCGCGAAGATGCTGAAGGGAACCTGGTTTTGTTCCGCAAG GATGTGGACGATGCCACCCTCTCGCGCCTGGAGCTGGAGCGCAAGATCGAATCCCTCATGGATGAAATTGAATTCCTCAAGAAACTGCATGAAGAG GAGCTGCACGACATGCAGGTGAGCATGCACAGCCAGCAGCAGGTGCAAGTGGAGGTGGAGCAGGCTAAGCCGGACCTGACAGCCGCCCTGCGGGACATCCGCACCCAGTATGAGAGCATCGCGGTCAAGAACCTGCAGGAGGCCGAGGAGTGGTACAAATCCAAG TTTGCTGACCTGTCGGACGCAGCCAACCGGAACCACGAAGCGCTTCGCCAGGCCAAGCAGGAGATGAACGAATCCCGGCGCCAGATCCAGAGCCTCACCTGTGAAGTGGATGGACTCAAAGGAACG AACGAAGCTTTGCTGAGGCAGATGCGAGACCTGGAGGACCAATACGGGGTAGAGATGGGCTCGTACCAGGACACGGTGGCACGGCTAGAGCAGGAGATCCAACACATGAAGGAAGAGATGGCACGGCACTTGCGGGAGTACCAGGACCTGCTGAATGTCAAAATGGCCCTCGACATCGAGATTGCCACCTACCGCAAGCTtctggagggggaggagagcag GATTGCAGTGCCGGTTCAGTCCATGGCCTCCTTCGGCTTCAAAACGACAG TTTCAGAGCCAGAGCCAACGGTGGAGAGCCACTCTAGGAAGACAGTGCTGATCAAAACCATTGAGACCCGGGATGGAGAG GTGGTGACTGAATCGAGGAAAGAGCAGAGATCTGAGATAGAGAAGTGA